From the genome of Aminivibrio pyruvatiphilus:
ACGGACACCCCGAAGGGTTCATCAAAGTCATCACCGACGGCCGGGGCAGGATCCACGGCGCCTCCATCGTCGGCGAGGCCGCCAGCGAGCTGATCCACGAGTGGACCATGGCCATCCAGTACAAAAAGCGGATGCACCACGTCATGATGATGCAGCACGCCTTCCCGTCCGTGTCCATGATCAACAAGATGATTGCTGAGGACTGGATGATGGAGAAAATGAAATCCGGCTGGATGCAGAAACTGGTGAAGTGGCTGAAGTAGGGGGGAAGGAATCCGCTCGTTCGGGACGGATGGTGTCATCCTGAGCGCAGCGAAGGATCTCGCTTTCGGTCTGCCATTCCGAACAACTGTAGAGTCAGAACCGAGATCCTTCGGGCGAAAAAACAGCCCTCAGGATGACAAAAGCCCAAAACGCCGGTCTCAGGACGACAAAAAACGAAAAAACAGCCCTCAGGATGACAAAAGCCCAAAACGCCGGTCTCAGGACGACAAAAAACCGGGGAACGGGCCTCAGGGCGACAGCGGATTGTCATCCTGAGGCGGTCTCTGTGGCCGGGGATGCTACGCGATCCCTGCGGTGGTTCGGGACGACAGAAGGTTGTCATCCTGAACGAAGTGAAGGATCTCGCCCCTAATGCAGTCCAGATTCAAAGCCGAGAGCCTTCCGGCGAAAAGCACGCCGTCAGGATGACAGGGCAAAGGTAACGCCAGGTCCTTCCCCTCCGGGGATGCTCCCTCCGCTTCGATTGGGTGCTGCGCGATCGCGATCGCATTGCTCAGGACGATAAAAAAACGAGGCCCCTCCTCACTTTCCCTGAATCAATGAATTTCATTGCAATTAATATCTTATATGATATGATACGCCTAAGTGAGTGAAAGGGGTTTTCTCAATGCAATGGAGAGTACTCTTCTACGTAAATGAGAACGGTAAAAGACCGGTAGAAGAATTTTTGAGAAAACTTCCTCCCGGACACCAGGGAAAAGCCATGCGGGCAATTGACCTTCTTGAGCAGTTCGGGATCTTTTTCAACGCCCGCATGCTGCAGCAATCCGAAGCGGTAAATTTGCAGGGTTGTGGGAGCTGAGAATACAGTTCGGCGGAGATGCTTCCCGGATTTTTTTATTTTCTTCACCATGACGATTGCTTTATTCTGCTTCACGGCTTCATTAAAAAGACGGATGCTCTGCCCGTGAAAGAAATGGAAACAGCCAGGAAGCGTAAGGAAGATTTTTTCAGGAGGTTTAGAAAATGAGCGGAGAATTGAGATCCTGGGAAGATGTAAAAAAAGACCTTCTAAAGAATCCGGAAACGGCGTCCGCCTACAATGATCTTGAGGGGGAATATAAACTCATCAGCGCCATCATCCAGTCCAGGCTGGAAAAGAAACTGTCTCAGGCTGACCTCGCTGCCAGAATGGGAACAAGCCAAAGCAATATCAGCAGGCTGGAATCCGGACGCTACAACCCTTCGCTGCAATTCCTGAGGCGTGTTGCCCGTGCGCTGGAAAAAGACCTTGAAGTGACATTGAAATAGAAAAAAATGGTCTGGTTTGAATATTCTTTTGGATTGAAAGGTTGTTTTCCTCCTGAGGTGAGTTAACTCCCCGCTTCGCTCGCTCGGGACGACAAGCAATTTCCATTCGTTCGGGACGGAGGGTGTCATCCTGAGCGGAGCGAAGGATCTCGTTTTCGGTCCGCCATTCCGAACAACTGTAGAGTCAGAACCGAGATCCTTCCGGCGGAAAAGCACG
Proteins encoded in this window:
- a CDS encoding type II toxin-antitoxin system RelE/ParE family toxin; the protein is MLPGFFYFLHHDDCFILLHGFIKKTDALPVKEMETARKRKEDFFRRFRK
- a CDS encoding helix-turn-helix transcriptional regulator encodes the protein MSGELRSWEDVKKDLLKNPETASAYNDLEGEYKLISAIIQSRLEKKLSQADLAARMGTSQSNISRLESGRYNPSLQFLRRVARALEKDLEVTLK